A genomic segment from Salvia splendens isolate huo1 chromosome 13, SspV2, whole genome shotgun sequence encodes:
- the LOC121761884 gene encoding cyclin-B2-4-like: MMKMGSDEKFPGVIMPSSNAQVGVGNNRRALSVINRNIIGAPPYPCAVHKRGVLTEKNEAGGKNCVGPVHRAAQGSMLLDWLEKHCIPLTSDPASLYVPVTARCR; encoded by the exons ATGATGAAGATGGGATCGGATGAGAAATTTCCGGGCGTGATCATGCCTTCTTCAAACGCTCAAG TTGGTGTGGGGAATAACAGAAGGGCTTTGAGTGTAATCAATAGGAACATCATTGGAGCTCCTCCTTACCCTTGTGCTGTTCACAAAAGAGGGGTTTTGACAGA GAAAAACGAGGCCGGTGGTAAGAACTGTGTCGGTCCAGTGCATCGTGCTGCGCAAG GAAGTATGCTTCTGGATTGGCTGGAAAAACACTGCATTCCCCTCACTTCAg ATCCAGCCAGCCTATACGTGCCTGTTACTGCAAGATGCAGATGA